A region from the Brassica napus cultivar Da-Ae chromosome C8, Da-Ae, whole genome shotgun sequence genome encodes:
- the LOC106414037 gene encoding RING-H2 finger protein ATL47-like → MSQTIHQISPAPPPITANHSSNRITPTVLFIIVLVSVVFFLCSILHLAFRHYLKKKRSSLSSSTTDSDNQNPELSDSDTYRRQLRQLFHLHDSGLDQALIDALPVFLYKDIKGSKEPFDCAVCLCEFSEDDKLRLLPVCSHAFHIDCIDTWLLSNSTCPLCRGTLYPPGHQDFSFEFFAAGGDGERVSPGEKPAENDIMSGKRVFSVRLGKFRSSNNINASEGGETSGCVSVNGSLDNRRCFSMGSYQYIVAESDLVVALCPNSESLKTNGEGKKINMRSKGESFSVSKIWQWSNKRSKFANQAETSLVGASSYDCSGSGSRVVAGLSLNGRRFQGP, encoded by the coding sequence ATGTCTCAAACGATTCATCAAATCTCACCTGCTCCTCCTCCTATCACCGCCAATCATTCATCTAATCGAATAACCCCAACCGTTCTGTTCATCATCGTTCTCGTCTccgtcgtcttcttcctctgcaGCATTCTACATTTAGCGTTCAGACACTACTTAAAGAAGAAAAGGTCGAGCCTTTCTTCCTCAACGACAGATTCCGACAACCAAAACCCAGAACTTTCAGATTCCGACACTTACCGGAGACAGCTCCGACAGCTGTTCCATCTCCACGATTCAGGTCTAGACCAAGCTCTGATCGACGCCCTTCCCGttttcctctacaaagacatcAAAGGCTCCAAAGAGCCGTTCGATTGCGCCGTCTGTCTCTGCGAATTCTCCGAGGACGATAAGCTCAGGTTGCTTCCGGTTTGCAGCCACGCCTTCCACATCGACTGTATCGACACGTGGCTCCTCTCGAACTCCACGTGTCCGCTTTGTAGAGGGACCCTTTACCCTCCAGGGCACCAGGATTTCAGTTTCGAGTTTTTCGCCGCCGGGGGAGATGGAGAAAGGGTTTCTCCGGGGGAGAAGCCGGCGGAGAATGATATCATGAGTGGGAAGAGAGTGTTCTCCGTTAGGCTTGGGAAGTTTAGGAGCAGTAATAATATTAATGCTAGTGAAGGAGGAGAGACAAGTGGGTGTGTGAGTGTGAACGGTAGTCTTGATAACAGAAGATGTTTCTCAATGGGGTCTTATCAGTACATAGTGGCTGAATCTGATCTGGTGGTGGCTTTGTGTCCTAATAGCGAGAGTCTGAAGACTAATGGTGAAGGGAAGAAGATTAACATGAGAAGTAAAGGTGAGAGCTTTTCTGTGTCAAAGATTTGGCAGTGGTCTAATAAAAGATCAAAGTTTGCAAATCAAGCAGAAACCAGTTTGGTGGGTGCTTCCTCTTATGATTGTTCTGGATCTGGTAGTAGAGTTGTTGCTGGTTTGTCATTGAATGGAAGGAGATTTCAAGGGCCATGA
- the LOC111208469 gene encoding uncharacterized protein At1g24000-like, protein MEVSSGDLEVKSPADKFFRSVTEDINGPFDNIEDKMETINLEDRTLTMRMSGCLISESYKTVKATITVSPKEDGEGSRVAWKVEFEKIRHDIEDPLLIIDTLIDVLVNYLKETDGNLLQ, encoded by the exons aTGGAAGTCTCTTCTGGTGACCTTGAAGTTAAGTCTCCAGCTGACAAGTTCTTTAGATCTGTCACCGAAGACATAAACGGCCCTTTTGACAACATAG AGGATAAGATGGAGACGATAAATTTGGAGGATAGAACATTGACGATGAGAATGAGTGGCTGTCTAATCTCGGAAAGTTACAAGACGGTCAAAGCAACCATCACGGTCAGTCCTAAGGAAGATGGGGAAGGTAGCCGCGTGGCATGGAAAGTTGAGTTCGAGAAGATTCGTCATGACATCGAAGATCCACTCTTGATTATCGACACTCTTATCGACGTTCTTGTCAATTACTTAAAGGAGACCGATGGAAATCTCCTTCAATAA
- the LOC111208636 gene encoding uncharacterized protein LOC111208636: MLHGSYYGALDIESPADEFVKYFTGKREWKCYNHDSFSFSAVELRFQIESESLEKKTVKMSIFWNHISDFFKKIEATFTVTPTRDMIPSSLAWSVDFEKISYDIIDPMWIVSTLLEYIRSTDVYNLYELNHKVNSIDTDYTADECFKAFIGASKDDAEVEIEAEDWESRTTTISVRSSHLLMTKYKKLKVTTTIIPKEDYNNGSHVKWTIDAENISDNIQDPDLFLDTAVSIYEDIRYKLPNKYALSQELHLDIGPARFAHEIKLRKKTFERFIYI, encoded by the exons ATGCTACACGGTTCTTATTATGGGGCTCTTGACATAGAATCTCCCGCAGACGAGTTCGTTAAATATTTTACCGGAAAGAGAGAATGGAAGTGCTACAATCATGATTCATTCTCATTTTCTGCTG TGGAGTTGAGGTTCCAAATCGAGTCAGAGAGTTTGGAGAAAAAAACAGTGAAGATGAGCATATTTTGGAATCACATCTCGGACTTCTTCAAGAAGATCGAAGCAACATTCACCGTCACTCCTACGAGAGACATGATACCTAGCAGCCTGGCGTGGTCCGTCGATTTCGAGAAGATTAGCTATGACATAATAGATCCAATGTGGATCGTCAGCACTCTACTCGAATACATCAGGTCCACCGATGTCTATAATCTTTATGAACTAAATCATAAGGTCAACTCCATTGACACTGATTATACGGCGGACGAATGCTTTAAAGCTTTCATCGGAGCATCTAAAGATGATG CTGAGGTGGAGATCGAGGCTGAGGACTGGGAGAGTAGGACAACTACGATAAGTGTGAGGAGCTCTCATTTGTTGATGACTAAGTACAAGAAGCTCAAAGTAACCACCACTATTATTCCTAAGGAAGACTATAACAACGGTAGCCACGTGAAATGGACCATCGATGCGGAGAATATTTCTGATAACATCCAAGATCCAGACTTATTCCTCGACACAGCTGTTTCTATCTATGAGGATATCCGGTACAAGCTTCCAAATAAATATGCTCTAAGTCAAGAGCTTCATCTAGATATAGGACCGGCTAGATTCGCTCACGAGATCAAGCTTCGGAAAAAAACATTCGAAAGGTTCATCTACATATAG
- the LOC111208623 gene encoding uncharacterized protein At1g24000, which yields MEALYGVSSGNFDIKSPADKFFTSFTDDIDSTFDIISKEKITESVGWEKRTVTLNMCGNLVSDSYNTFKATITVTPKEDETDGSRVVWTVEYEKIRHDIGDPMWIIDILINYLKETDEYLCM from the exons atggAAGCACTATATGGAGTTTCTTCTGGAAACTTTGACATCAAGTCACCGGCGGACAAGTTCTTTACATCTTTCACCGACGACATAGATAGCACTTTTGACATAATAT CGAAGGAGAAGATCACTGAGTCTGTGGGTTGGGAGAAAAGAACAGTGACGTTGAATATGTGTGGAAATCTAGTCTCCGATAGCTACAATACTTTCAAAGCAACCATCACGGTCACTCCCAAGGAAGATGAGACCGATGGTAGCCGTGTGGTGTGGACCGTCGAGTACGAGAAGATCCGTCATGACATTGGAGATCCAATGTGGATCATCGACATTCTTATCAATTACTTAAAGGAGACTGATGAATATCTTTGtatgtag
- the LOC106415110 gene encoding probable alpha,alpha-trehalose-phosphate synthase [UDP-forming] 9 → MVSRSCANFLDLSSWDLLDFPQTQTQRALPRVMTVPGIVSELEGDGSSDVNSSTGSHERKIIVANMLPLQTKKDSETGQWCFTWDEDSLLIQLRDGFPPDTDFVYIGSLNADIAINEQEAVSQKLLSEFNCVPTFLPKEIHEKYYRGFCKHHLWPLFHYMLPMFPDHGDRFDRRLWQAYVSANKIFSDRVMEVINPEDDYVWIQDYHLMVLPTFLRKRFNRIKLGFFLHSPFPSSEIYRTLPVRDDILRGLLNCDLIGFHTFDYARHFLSCCSRMLGLDYESKRGHIGLDYFGRTVFIKILPIGIHIGRLESVLNLPSTAAKMKEIQEQFKGKKLILGIDDMDIFKGISLKLIAMEHLFESYWHMRGKVVLIQIVNPARASGKDVEEAKREIYVTAKRINDRYGSSGYQPVILIDRLVPRYEKTAYYAMADCCLVNAVRDGMNLVPYKYIICRQGTPGIDNAMGTSRDSPRTSMLVVSEFIGCSPSLSGAIRVNPWDVDAVAEAVNLALKMSEAEKRLRHEKHYHYVSTHDVGYWAKSFLQDLERASQDHYNKRCWGIGFGLSFRVLSLSPSFRKLSIDHIVSTYRNTERRAIFLDYDGTLVPESSLVKTPTAEVLSVLKSLCEDPKNTVFIVSGRGWESLSDWLSPCENLGIAAEHGYFIRWSSKKEWETCYSSAEAEWKTIVEPVMRSYMDATDGSTIEFKESALVWHHQDADPDFGSCQAKELLDHLESVLANEPVVVKRGQHIVEVKPQGVSKGLAVEKVIHRMVENGNSPDMVMCIGDDRSDEDMFESILNTVTNPDLPMRPEIFACTVGRKPSKAKYFLDDVSDVLKLLEGLGAASSRSKPEYGQESSSSSSRTHVAFESII, encoded by the exons ATGGTGTCGAGATCTTGTGCAAACTTTCTCGACTTATCATCTTGGGACTTGTTGGACTTCCCTCAAACTCAAACCCAGAGAGCTCTTCCTCGCGTCATGACTGTTCCTGGCATCGTCTCCGAGTTAGAAGGAGACGGATCCTCCGACGTTAACTCCTCCACCGGCTCCCACGAGCGGAAGATTATCGTCGCCAACATGTTGCCTCTTCAAACTAAAAAAGACTCAGAAACTGGACAGTGGTGCTTCACCTGGGACGAAGATTCTCTCCTCATCCAGCTCAGAGACGGGTTTCCTCCCGATACCGACTTCGTTTACATAGGCTCACTCAACGCTGATATTGCTATAAATGAGCAAGAAGCTGTCTCGCAAAAGCTTCTTTCGGAATTCAACTGCGTTCCTACGTTCTTGCCAAAAGAGATTCATGAAAAGTACTATCGCGGCTTCTGTAAACACCACCTCTGGCCGCTCTTCCACTATATGCTCCCCATGTTCCCTGACCACGGCGACCGTTTCGATCGCCGTCTCTGGCAGGCCTACGTCTCCGCCAACAAGATATTCTCCGACAGGGTGATGGAAGTCATCAACCCCGAGGACGACTACGTCTGGATTCAAGATTATCATCTGATGGTTCTCCCCACGTTCTTGAGGAAGCGGTTCAACAGGATCAAGCTCGGATTCTTCCTCCACAGCCCCTTCCCCTCTTCAGAAATCTACCGGACTTTACCCGTCCGGGACGATATTCTGAGAGGGCTGTTGAACTGCGATCTCATCGGTTTCCACACGTTTGATTACGCGCGGCATTTCTTGTCGTGCTGCAGTAGAATGCTTGGACTTGATTACGAGTCCAAGCGCGGTCACATCGGGCTCGATTACTTTGGTCGAACGGTGTTTATCAAGATTCTTCCTATTGGCATCCATATAGGTAGGCTTGAGTCTGTTCTGAACCTCCCATCCACCGCGGCGAAAATGAAAGAGATTCAAGAACAGTTCAAAGGGAAGAAGCTGATCCTTGGCATCGACGATATGGACATTTTCAAAGGCATAAGCCTCAAACTCATAGCCATGGAGCATCTTTTCGAGTCGTATTGGCATATGAGAGGCAAAGTAGTCCTGATTCAGATAGTGAACCCGGCGCGTGCCTCGGGTAAGGATGTGGAAGAAGCAAAGAGGGAGATATATGTAACTGCTAAAAGGATCAACGACCGGTACGGCTCCTCTGGTTATCAGCCAGTTATCTTGATTGATCGTCTCGTTCCACGTTACGAGAAGACTGCTTATTACGCTATGGCGGACTGCTGTTTGGTGAACGCGGTAAGAGACGGCATGAACTTGGTTCCGTACAAATATATCATTTGCAGGCAAGGGACTCCTGGTATAGATAATGCCATGGGGACTAGCCGTGACTCGCCGCGCACAAGCATGCTTGTGGTCTCTGAGTTTATCGGCTGCTCGCCTTCTTTGAGCGGCGCGATAAGGGTGAACCCGTGGGATGTTGATGCTGTTGCGGAAGCGGTTAACTTAGCTCTCAAGATGAGCGAGGCCGAAAAGCGATTGCGGCATGAGAAACACTATCATTACGTTAGTACTCACGACGTGGGCTATTGGGCGAAGAGCTTTTTGCAGGATCTAGAGAGGGCGAGCCAGGATCATTATAACAAGCGTTGTTGGGGTATTGGTTTCGGCTTGAGTTTCAGGGTTTTGTCATTGTCTCCGAGTTTTAGGAAGCTGTCTATCGACCACATTGTCTCCACGTATAGAAATACAGAGAGGAGGGCgatatttttggattatgatGGCACTCTCGTTCCTGAGAGCTCACTTGTCAAGACTCCTACTGCTGAAGTGCTTTCTGTTCTGAAATCTCTGTGTGAAGATCCTAAAAACACTGTCTTTATCGTTAGTGGCAGAGGCTGGGAGTCTCTGAGCGATTGGCTGTCTCCGTGTGAGAATCTTGGAATAGCAGCTGAACATGGATACTTCATAag GTGGAGTAGCAAGAAAGAATGGGAGACTTGTTACTCGTCAGCTGAAGCGGAGTGGAAGACAATTGTAGAACCGGTTATGAGATCATACATGGACGCAACCGATGGTTCCACTATAGAGTTCAAAGAGAGTGCTTTGGTTTGGCATCATCAAGACGCGGATCCAGACTTTGGATCCTGCCAAGCGAAGGAGCTTCTGGATCATCTAGAGAGCGTACTTGCAAACGAGCCCGTTGTGGTCAAGAGAGGCCAACACATCGTAGAGGTCAAACCACAG GGAGTAAGTAAAGGTTTGGCTGTGGAGAAAGTGATACACAGAATGGTGGAGAATGGAAACTCACCCGACATGGTGATGTGTATAGGAGATGACAGATCAGACGAGGACATGTTTGAGAGCATATTGAACACAGTGACGAACCCGGACCTCCCAATGCGACCAGAGATATTCGCCTGCACGGTGGGGAGAAAACCAAGCAAAGCCAAGTACTTCTTGGATGATGTCTCTGACGTATTGAAGCTCCTGGAGGGACTGGGTGCTGCATCGAGCAGATCGAAGCCAGAGTATGGACAAGAATCCTCATCCTCTTCCTCACGAACACATGTGGCGTTTGAGAGCATCATCTGA
- the LOC106413031 gene encoding glutathione S-transferase T3-like, with protein sequence MDSTNPYSMSANFVDLLNSQQESVVPEPCPYASFQHVGSSQLPETASFCEDSTTERREMKKWTVTDDLVLISAWLNTSKDPVVGNEQKAGAFWSRIAAYFAASPKVERGATREAIQCKQRWQKMNDLVCKFCGSYAAATRQKTSGQNEADTAKLAHEIFYNDHKIKFNLHHAWEELRNDQKWCEVASSKIDGTSKKRKCDDEVQSESSKQRPLSVINAPNALLVLSRRKEPLVREASQLTRLPLSFRICGLLKRKT encoded by the coding sequence ATGGATTCCACGAATCCATATAGTATGTCAGCCAATTTTGTTGACCTCTTGAACAGTCAACAAGAGAGTGTCGTTCCTGAACCATGTCCCTATGCGAGTTTTCAACATGTCGGATCATCACAACTCCCTGAAACGGCAAGCTTCTGTGAAGACTCAACTACAGAGCGTAGAGAAATGAAGAAGTGGACAGTCACAGATGATCTTGTGCTCATTAGCGCCTGGTTAAACACCAGCAAGGACCCGGTGGTCGGCAATGAGCAGAAAGCAGGGGCGTTTTGGAGCCGCATAGCGGCTTACTTCGCAGCCAGTCCAAAGGTGGAAAGAGGTGCAACGCGAGAGGCAATTCAGTGTAAGCAACGATGGCAGAAGATGAACGATCTAGTCTGTAAGTTTTGTGGATCCTATGCGGCTGCAACTAGACAGAAAACAAGTGGTCAGAATGAGGCTGACACTGCGAAACTGGCACACGAGATCTTCTACAACGATCACAAGATCAAATTTAACCTCCACCATGCTTGGGAGGAGCTGAGGAATGACCAGAAATGGTGTGAAGTTGCTAGTAGCAAGATTGATGGAACCAGTAAGAAGAGAAAGTGTGATGATGAAGTTCAATCAGAGAGCTCAAAGCAACGTCCACTCTCGGTGATCAACGCACCAAATGCCCTCCTGGTGTTAAGTCGGCGAAAGGAGCCTCTGGTAAGAGAAGCATCGCAGTTGACCAGGCTGCCTCTGAGTTTCAGAATATGTGGTCTATTAAAGAGAAAGACATGA